In a single window of the Pseudoxanthomonas sp. F37 genome:
- a CDS encoding PilZ domain-containing protein — protein MMREFRRARRRNVPKPVAVFDLMTEQVIGRVGNLSESGMLLVATEPVVDDALYQLRFHLRDERGQDVPIDVGAHLVWSAAANTPGQAFAGLRFLTIDRDPLERLRQWVNAGPEAE, from the coding sequence ATGATGCGCGAATTCCGCCGCGCCCGCCGGCGCAACGTGCCCAAGCCGGTGGCCGTGTTCGACCTGATGACCGAACAGGTGATCGGCCGCGTGGGCAACCTCTCCGAATCGGGCATGCTGCTGGTGGCCACCGAGCCGGTGGTCGACGATGCGCTGTACCAGCTGCGCTTCCACCTGCGCGACGAGCGCGGCCAGGACGTCCCCATCGACGTGGGAGCGCACCTGGTCTGGTCCGCGGCGGCCAACACGCCCGGGCAGGCGTTCGCCGGCCTGCGCTTCCTGACCATCGACCGCGATCCGCTGGAGCGCCTGCGCCAGTGGGTCAACGCCGGGCCCGAAGCCGAATAG
- a CDS encoding DUF1631 domain-containing protein, producing MTGPRPPSPAATPTTIASSALPPRVRRVLQNLYDHVAPDFITALNAMLVEFEQQLFKQAEQARSNHLQAQVFVDLRALQKHRTELVPHYMFGLEAELAGIRTPRPVAETASALRLDYQTLTLVEDAVMDQEIVLREVARRHEQRGNAQILMLGQRFGVLARAPAYDADTLPLGPHRLCQVLKQAATCLQLSLDAQLVLYRTFDHKVMQNYSEWAGTVNQFLSREGILPGLVYMPRRVRVQDAVRHPRDAADGTARPLTGWQGSASHWATLTPEQLNAVAGALTGSSTAASGQGAAATAPPAGGVAPASADKAETPGDAAGSFEVLQKLLAIRRGGLQADAQALAGAIDRPGGPGTLAQGAGGHPAGPGSRGGADTPSGLGAGAPRLLPTPDVLDTLQAMQAAPLPARTPEQPRRTVQDLQQAMLAAARAQHGPDATLASADSDTFELLDLLYNEIEREVQHDAPAADMLVRLQVPVVQAALRDRNFFLRAQHPARDLLNTVAESGATWLGEEDVDPQLLQKLHQAVETVVEKYEGDEAVFEDASREVQQHLQAAARKAELAERRQVEAARGKDRLEIAKQRAAETIESAMAEAKPQKFVQALLSQAWADVLTLTQLRNGETSGEWAEALQTTLEIVAATTTAQGANAELAGKVEKSLVQVGYHEDEAAAIARRLSSAEEDETTSRTELTARLKARARLGGQNEVKKKPAQPRTLEEQECYDYLRTLPFGTWFEFTRNQQGDVQRQRLSWFSPVTGNALFVNQRGQRVGEHSLDTLAHLMAKGQAQVVTEDRGRLIDRAWNATLNALRSLTGRRGEAEPAGGAA from the coding sequence ATGACCGGCCCACGACCGCCTTCGCCCGCTGCCACGCCGACCACCATCGCGTCGTCGGCCCTGCCGCCGCGCGTGCGACGCGTACTGCAGAACCTGTACGACCATGTCGCACCGGACTTCATCACCGCACTGAACGCGATGCTGGTGGAGTTCGAGCAGCAGTTGTTCAAGCAGGCCGAACAGGCGCGCAGCAACCACCTGCAGGCCCAGGTCTTCGTCGACCTGCGCGCCCTGCAGAAGCACCGGACCGAGTTGGTCCCCCACTACATGTTCGGCCTGGAAGCCGAGCTGGCCGGCATCCGCACGCCGCGCCCGGTGGCCGAGACGGCATCGGCGCTGCGCCTGGACTACCAGACGCTCACGCTGGTGGAAGACGCGGTGATGGACCAGGAAATCGTGCTGCGCGAAGTCGCGCGCCGGCACGAGCAGCGCGGCAATGCGCAGATCCTCATGCTGGGCCAGCGCTTCGGCGTGCTGGCCCGGGCCCCGGCCTACGACGCGGACACGCTGCCGCTGGGCCCGCACCGCCTGTGCCAGGTACTGAAACAGGCCGCCACCTGCCTGCAGCTGTCGCTGGATGCGCAGTTGGTGCTGTATCGCACCTTCGACCACAAGGTGATGCAGAACTACAGCGAATGGGCCGGGACGGTGAACCAGTTCCTGTCGCGCGAGGGCATCCTGCCGGGCCTGGTCTACATGCCGCGCCGCGTCCGCGTGCAGGACGCCGTCCGCCATCCGCGCGACGCGGCCGACGGCACGGCCCGCCCCCTGACCGGCTGGCAGGGTTCGGCATCGCACTGGGCCACGCTCACGCCCGAGCAGTTGAACGCGGTGGCGGGCGCCCTGACCGGCAGCAGCACCGCGGCGTCCGGCCAGGGCGCCGCAGCCACTGCCCCTCCGGCGGGCGGGGTTGCACCCGCCTCCGCGGACAAGGCCGAGACGCCGGGCGACGCGGCAGGCTCGTTCGAAGTCCTGCAGAAGCTGCTGGCGATCCGTCGCGGCGGACTGCAGGCCGATGCCCAGGCGCTTGCCGGCGCGATCGATCGGCCCGGCGGGCCGGGTACGCTGGCGCAGGGCGCAGGCGGCCATCCCGCAGGGCCGGGCAGCCGTGGCGGCGCCGACACCCCGTCCGGCCTGGGCGCCGGCGCACCGCGGCTGCTTCCCACGCCCGACGTATTGGACACCTTGCAGGCCATGCAGGCCGCGCCCCTGCCCGCACGCACGCCCGAGCAGCCGCGCCGCACGGTGCAGGACCTGCAGCAGGCGATGCTGGCGGCCGCCCGCGCGCAGCACGGACCCGATGCCACCCTGGCCAGCGCGGATTCGGACACCTTCGAACTGCTGGACCTGCTGTACAACGAGATCGAACGCGAGGTGCAGCACGACGCCCCCGCCGCCGACATGCTGGTGCGGCTGCAGGTGCCGGTGGTGCAGGCCGCCTTGCGCGACCGCAACTTCTTTCTGCGCGCGCAGCATCCGGCGCGCGACCTGCTCAACACCGTGGCCGAGTCCGGCGCCACCTGGCTGGGCGAGGAGGACGTGGACCCGCAACTGCTGCAGAAACTGCACCAGGCGGTCGAGACCGTGGTGGAGAAGTACGAAGGCGACGAGGCCGTCTTCGAGGACGCCAGCCGCGAGGTGCAGCAGCACCTGCAGGCCGCCGCGCGCAAGGCCGAACTGGCCGAACGACGCCAGGTCGAGGCCGCCCGCGGCAAGGACCGCCTGGAGATCGCCAAGCAGCGCGCCGCCGAGACCATCGAATCGGCCATGGCCGAGGCCAAGCCGCAGAAGTTCGTGCAGGCCCTGCTCAGCCAGGCCTGGGCCGACGTGCTGACCCTCACCCAGCTGCGCAACGGCGAAACCTCCGGCGAGTGGGCCGAAGCGCTGCAGACCACCCTGGAAATCGTCGCCGCCACCACCACCGCCCAGGGCGCCAATGCGGAACTGGCCGGCAAGGTCGAGAAATCGCTGGTCCAGGTGGGCTACCACGAAGACGAGGCGGCGGCGATCGCGCGCCGTCTGTCCAGCGCCGAGGAAGACGAGACCACCTCGCGCACCGAACTGACGGCCAGGCTCAAGGCGCGCGCGCGCCTGGGTGGACAGAACGAGGTCAAGAAGAAGCCCGCGCAGCCGCGCACCCTCGAAGAGCAGGAATGCTACGACTACCTGCGCACCTTGCCGTTCGGCACCTGGTTCGAGTTCACCCGCAACCAGCAGGGCGACGTGCAGCGGCAGCGCCTGTCGTGGTTCAGCCCGGTCACCGGCAACGCGCTGTTCGTGAACCAGCGCGGCCAGCGCGTGGGCGAACATTCACTGGACACGCTGGCGCACCTGATGGCCAAGGGCCAGGCGCAGGTGGTCACCGAAGACCGCGGCCGCCTGATCGACCGCGCCTGGAACGCCACACTCAATGCGCTGCGCAGCCTGACCGGCCGCCGCGGCGAAGCCGAACCCGCTGGAGGCGCCGCATGA
- the hemW gene encoding radical SAM family heme chaperone HemW, which translates to MLIPPPLALYVHMPWCVRKCPYCDFNSHQGKGGLPFDAYVDALLRDLDHDLPLVWGRTVHSVFFGGGTPSLFPPAAIDRFLQGASSRLRFAPGLEVTLETNPGTTEHGRFEHYRAAGVNRISFGIQSFDDASLQKLGRIHDSREAEHAVKLAQDAGLDNLNLDLMYALPGQTLAMAEHDLQRAFALQPAHVSHYQLTLEPNTVFFARPPQGIPDDDLAWDMQEHCQALLADAGYQHYEVSAYARAGRRCAHNLNYWRYGDYIGIGAGAHGKITVGATQQILRRWKVKHPTAYLAAAGTPQAIGGDDDITPERRPFEFMLNALRLQEGFALADFTATTGLPAEHIAAPLEQARQRGWLALSGTHVVPTALGRRFTNDVIELFLDR; encoded by the coding sequence ATGCTCATCCCGCCGCCGCTGGCGCTCTACGTGCACATGCCATGGTGCGTGCGCAAATGCCCGTACTGCGATTTCAATTCGCACCAGGGCAAGGGCGGGCTGCCTTTCGATGCGTATGTGGACGCCCTGCTGCGCGACCTGGACCACGACCTGCCGCTGGTCTGGGGCCGCACCGTGCACAGCGTGTTCTTCGGCGGTGGCACGCCCAGCCTGTTCCCGCCGGCGGCGATCGACCGCTTCCTGCAGGGCGCCAGCAGCCGGCTGCGTTTCGCGCCGGGACTGGAGGTGACGCTGGAGACCAATCCCGGCACGACCGAGCACGGGCGCTTCGAGCACTACCGCGCCGCCGGTGTGAACCGCATCAGTTTCGGCATCCAGAGCTTCGACGATGCCAGCCTGCAGAAGCTGGGCCGCATCCACGACAGCCGCGAAGCCGAGCATGCGGTGAAGCTGGCCCAGGACGCCGGCCTGGACAACCTCAACCTGGACCTGATGTACGCCCTGCCCGGCCAGACGCTGGCGATGGCCGAGCACGACCTGCAGCGCGCGTTCGCCCTGCAGCCCGCGCACGTCTCCCACTACCAGCTCACGCTGGAACCCAACACGGTCTTCTTCGCCCGTCCGCCCCAGGGGATTCCCGACGACGACCTGGCCTGGGACATGCAGGAGCATTGCCAGGCCCTGCTGGCCGACGCCGGCTACCAGCACTACGAGGTCAGCGCCTATGCGCGCGCGGGGCGCCGCTGCGCGCACAACCTCAATTACTGGCGTTACGGCGATTACATCGGCATCGGTGCCGGCGCGCACGGCAAGATCACCGTGGGTGCGACGCAACAGATCCTGCGCCGCTGGAAGGTCAAGCATCCCACCGCCTATCTCGCCGCGGCCGGCACGCCCCAGGCCATCGGCGGGGACGACGACATCACGCCGGAACGGCGCCCGTTCGAATTCATGCTCAACGCGCTGCGACTGCAGGAAGGCTTCGCCCTGGCCGATTTCACCGCCACCACCGGCCTGCCGGCGGAGCACATCGCGGCGCCGCTGGAGCAGGCCCGGCAGCGGGGCTGGCTGGCCCTGTCCGGCACCCATGTCGTGCCCACCGCGCTGGGGCGCCGCTTCACCAACGACGTGATCGAACTGTTCCTGGACCGCTGA
- the rdgB gene encoding RdgB/HAM1 family non-canonical purine NTP pyrophosphatase: MKLVLASSNHGKLEELRGLLADTGIELVAQSDLGVEDADETGTTFVENALIKARHASLQTGLPALADDSGICVDALNGAPGLYSARYAGGHGDAQRNIDKLLDALHGVPGEQRGAHFYCVLVLLRHAHDPQPLIVEGEWQGRILHERRGAGGHGYDPVFFDPPSGQSAAEMPLDEKNRISHRGKALAALKQRLLAAL, translated from the coding sequence ATGAAACTCGTCCTCGCCTCCTCCAACCACGGCAAGCTGGAAGAACTGCGCGGCCTGCTGGCCGATACCGGCATCGAACTGGTCGCGCAGTCCGACCTGGGGGTGGAGGATGCCGACGAAACCGGCACCACCTTCGTCGAGAACGCTCTCATCAAGGCCCGCCACGCCAGCCTGCAGACCGGCCTGCCCGCGCTGGCCGACGATTCGGGCATCTGCGTGGACGCGCTGAACGGCGCGCCGGGGCTTTATTCGGCCCGATATGCCGGCGGACACGGCGACGCCCAGCGCAACATCGACAAACTGCTGGACGCGCTGCACGGGGTACCGGGCGAGCAGCGCGGCGCGCACTTCTACTGCGTGCTGGTGCTGCTGCGCCATGCGCACGACCCGCAGCCGCTGATCGTCGAAGGCGAATGGCAGGGCCGTATCCTGCACGAACGCCGCGGCGCGGGCGGCCACGGTTACGACCCGGTGTTCTTCGACCCGCCGTCCGGCCAGTCGGCCGCGGAGATGCCGCTGGACGAGAAGAACCGCATCAGCCACCGTGGCAAGGCGCTGGCGGCGTTGAAGCAGCGCCTGCTCGCGGCCCTGTAG
- a CDS encoding VOC family protein: MQTLSLVTLLVDDYDRAIAHYRDALGFALREDTDLGGGKRWVRVAPPGEGTTDLLLAVASTDAQRARIGDQTGGRVGFFLQTDDFWRDHARMSAAGVEFLESPREERYATVAVFRDAYGNRWDLLQPKG, translated from the coding sequence ATGCAGACCCTCAGCCTGGTCACCCTGCTGGTCGACGACTACGACCGCGCCATTGCGCACTATCGCGACGCGCTGGGCTTCGCGCTGCGCGAAGACACCGATCTGGGCGGCGGCAAGCGCTGGGTGCGTGTGGCGCCGCCCGGCGAGGGCACCACCGACCTGCTGCTGGCCGTGGCCAGCACCGACGCGCAACGGGCGCGCATCGGCGACCAGACCGGCGGGCGCGTGGGCTTCTTCCTGCAGACGGACGATTTCTGGCGCGACCATGCGCGGATGTCGGCGGCCGGCGTCGAGTTCCTGGAATCGCCGCGCGAAGAACGCTATGCCACCGTCGCCGTCTTCCGCGATGCCTACGGCAATCGCTGGGACCTGCTGCAACCGAAAGGATGA
- the rph gene encoding ribonuclease PH, whose translation MSFSRPSGRQPDQMREVSILRNYTRHAEGSVLVSFGHTRVLCTASVDNKVPGFLRGKGEGWVTAEYGMLPRSTHTRSDREAARGKQGGRTLEIQRLIGRTLRACVDRGALGERTITLDCDVLQADGGTRTAAITGAYVALVDAVNWLKSRNEIKRDPIHGAVAAVSVGIYRGTPVLDLDYAEDSDCDTDMNLVMNDGGGFIELQGTAEGHAFRRDELDALLALGEKGMGELFAAQRAALAG comes from the coding sequence ATGTCCTTTTCCCGCCCCAGCGGCCGCCAGCCCGACCAGATGCGCGAGGTCAGCATCCTGCGCAACTACACCCGGCATGCGGAAGGCTCGGTGCTGGTCAGCTTCGGCCACACCCGGGTGCTGTGCACCGCCAGCGTCGACAACAAGGTGCCGGGCTTCCTGCGCGGCAAGGGCGAGGGCTGGGTGACCGCCGAGTACGGCATGCTGCCCCGTTCCACCCACACCCGCAGCGACCGCGAAGCCGCGCGCGGCAAGCAGGGCGGCCGCACGCTGGAGATCCAGCGCCTGATCGGCCGCACCCTGCGTGCCTGCGTGGACCGCGGGGCGCTGGGCGAACGCACCATCACCCTGGACTGCGACGTGCTGCAGGCCGATGGCGGCACGCGGACCGCGGCCATCACCGGCGCCTACGTGGCGCTGGTGGACGCGGTGAACTGGCTGAAGTCGCGCAACGAGATCAAGCGCGATCCGATCCACGGCGCGGTGGCCGCGGTCTCGGTGGGCATCTACCGGGGCACGCCGGTGCTGGACCTGGACTACGCCGAGGACAGCGACTGCGATACCGACATGAACCTGGTGATGAACGACGGCGGCGGCTTCATCGAACTGCAGGGCACGGCCGAGGGCCATGCGTTCCGCCGCGACGAACTGGATGCGCTGCTCGCCCTGGGCGAGAAGGGCATGGGCGAGCTGTTCGCGGCGCAGCGGGCCGCGCTGGCAGGCTGA
- a CDS encoding YicC/YloC family endoribonuclease, translated as MIRSMTAFAAAERATEGGTLAAELRAVNHRFLELGVRLPDELRVLEPALRERVVARVSRGKLDLTLRLRAPEGNGALQLNPRVVAQLSELALDLSSRMPNLRTGLTDLLQFPGVLQSKGVDMEALQAQALALLDAVLDQFVAAREREGGKLVAAILERVDGIAALAAEVRTLIPQIRGGQRQKLEARLADVAQNMEPGRLEQELVLWLQKLDVDEELDRLDSHVKEIRRIFTQKEPQGRRLDFLLQEFNREANTLGSKSVDIRTTNIAVELKVLIDQIREQAQNIE; from the coding sequence ATGATCCGCAGCATGACGGCGTTCGCCGCCGCCGAACGCGCCACCGAGGGCGGCACGCTGGCGGCCGAACTGCGCGCGGTCAACCACCGCTTCCTCGAACTGGGCGTGCGCCTGCCCGATGAGCTGCGCGTGCTGGAACCGGCACTGCGCGAGCGCGTGGTCGCGCGCGTTTCGCGCGGCAAGCTGGACCTGACCCTGCGCCTGCGCGCACCCGAGGGCAACGGCGCGCTGCAGCTCAACCCGCGCGTGGTGGCGCAGCTGTCGGAACTGGCCCTGGACCTGTCCTCGCGCATGCCCAACCTGCGCACCGGGCTGACCGACCTGCTGCAGTTCCCCGGCGTGCTGCAGAGCAAGGGCGTGGACATGGAGGCCCTGCAGGCCCAGGCGCTGGCGCTGCTCGACGCCGTGCTGGACCAGTTCGTCGCCGCGCGCGAGCGCGAGGGCGGCAAGCTGGTGGCGGCGATCCTGGAGCGGGTGGACGGCATCGCGGCCCTGGCGGCCGAGGTGCGCACCCTCATCCCGCAGATCCGTGGCGGCCAGCGGCAGAAGCTGGAGGCCCGCCTGGCCGACGTGGCGCAGAACATGGAGCCGGGCCGGCTGGAGCAGGAACTGGTGCTGTGGCTGCAGAAGCTGGACGTGGACGAGGAACTGGACCGGCTGGACAGCCACGTGAAGGAGATCCGGCGCATCTTCACCCAGAAGGAGCCGCAGGGACGCCGGCTGGACTTCCTGCTGCAGGAGTTCAACCGCGAAGCCAACACGCTGGGGTCCAAGTCCGTGGACATCCGCACCACCAACATCGCCGTCGAGCTGAAAGTGCTGATCGACCAGATCCGCGAACAGGCGCAGAACATTGAGTAG
- the gmk gene encoding guanylate kinase, which produces MRGTLYIVAAPSGAGKSSIVNAVLARDAGIALSISFTSRGARPGERHAQHYHFISAEEFEAMIRAGDFFEYARVHGDWKGTARQSVEPQLAAGKDVLLEIDWQGARQVREKVPDAVSVFILPPSRQALEQRMRARGQDSEEVIQRRLAAAREEMSHYGEFDYVIVNDVFEEAVVQMHAIFTASRLRREAQDLRHAGLIATLLAE; this is translated from the coding sequence ATGCGCGGAACCCTTTACATCGTCGCGGCGCCGTCCGGGGCCGGCAAGAGCAGCATCGTCAACGCCGTGCTGGCCCGTGATGCCGGGATCGCCCTGTCCATCTCGTTCACCTCGCGCGGTGCGCGGCCGGGCGAACGCCACGCGCAGCATTACCACTTCATCAGCGCCGAGGAGTTCGAGGCGATGATCCGCGCCGGCGACTTCTTCGAGTACGCCCGCGTGCACGGCGACTGGAAGGGCACCGCCCGCCAGTCGGTGGAGCCGCAGCTGGCCGCGGGCAAGGACGTGCTGCTGGAGATCGACTGGCAGGGCGCGCGCCAGGTGCGCGAGAAGGTGCCGGATGCGGTCAGCGTGTTCATCCTGCCGCCGTCGCGCCAGGCGCTGGAGCAGCGCATGCGCGCGCGCGGGCAGGACAGCGAGGAGGTCATCCAGCGACGCCTGGCGGCGGCCCGCGAGGAGATGTCGCACTACGGCGAATTCGACTACGTGATCGTCAACGACGTCTTCGAGGAGGCGGTGGTCCAGATGCATGCCATCTTCACCGCCAGCCGGCTGCGCCGCGAGGCGCAGGACCTCCGCCACGCCGGCCTGATCGCGACCCTGCTGGCCGAATAG
- the rpoZ gene encoding DNA-directed RNA polymerase subunit omega, whose translation MARITVEDCLEVVNNRFELVTMAAKRARQLANGVDAQIDNTEAQDKPTVLALREIAARKIDNDLIDRVEKAERERAEREALEWAAAEVVADDDLSKGDD comes from the coding sequence ATGGCCCGCATCACCGTCGAAGATTGCCTGGAAGTCGTCAACAACCGTTTCGAGCTGGTCACCATGGCCGCCAAGCGTGCCCGCCAGCTGGCCAACGGTGTCGATGCCCAGATCGACAACACCGAAGCGCAGGACAAGCCCACCGTGCTGGCGCTGCGCGAGATCGCCGCGCGCAAGATCGACAACGACCTGATCGACCGCGTGGAGAAGGCCGAACGCGAGCGCGCCGAGCGTGAAGCGCTGGAGTGGGCCGCCGCCGAAGTGGTCGCCGACGACGACCTGTCCAAGGGCGACGACTGA
- a CDS encoding bifunctional (p)ppGpp synthetase/guanosine-3',5'-bis(diphosphate) 3'-pyrophosphohydrolase: MNPGRSAKALRSPSSSRDDGVPDYVAQFEKTAAYLPKEQLPLLRRAWEVGAAAHAGQTRKSGEPYITHPVAVAGVLAELGMDAETLIAAILHDTIEDTPLTREEIAGEFGESVAELVDGVTKLDKLKFRDRQEAAAESFRKMLLAMSRDLRVIMIKLADRLHNMRTLGAQSAEARGRIARETLEIYAPIAQRLGMNLVKSELQDLGFRALHPWRHAVIDKHIRSQPVMRRESMAQIEAHLSQRLAKEGIEHRLVSRVKTPWSIYNKMRSEGKSFDRVMDVFGFRVVVDSVPSCYHALGAVHAQYKPLDGRFRDFIAIPKANGYQSLHTVLFGPYGSPIEVQIRTAEMDLIAERGIAAHWTYKYGTDSPNSAQNRAHAWIVELIDNQRAAGSSLEFLDNVKVDLFPDEVYLFTPKGKILSLPRNATALDFAYAVHTDVGNQAVASRVDKKLVPLRTKLASGQSVEIITAKSAAPKPQWLEFVVTSKARTAIRHQLKQLEHEDAVQLGHRMLDRALEDLDSSLERLPQQRLEAFLSEHKYPRLEAFLADVALGNWMPSQAAQALTAFAELRGGGHSKHSQEKILITGGERGVVSFAQCCQPIPGDEIMGYHTAGKGIVVHRLDCPNVTEFRKSPERWVPIAWDAKVTGDYDAALLIDVENRPGVLAQVAAAVAKSQSNIERVEYLERDINVAVLRFSIQVRDRNHLAEVMRRLRRLNVVHGVRRQ; this comes from the coding sequence ATGAATCCAGGTCGTTCCGCCAAGGCCCTCCGCAGCCCGTCTTCGTCGCGCGACGACGGCGTGCCGGACTATGTGGCCCAGTTCGAGAAGACGGCGGCGTACCTGCCGAAAGAGCAGCTGCCGCTGCTGCGGCGTGCGTGGGAAGTGGGTGCCGCGGCGCATGCCGGCCAGACCCGCAAATCGGGCGAACCGTACATCACCCATCCCGTGGCCGTGGCGGGCGTGCTGGCCGAGTTGGGCATGGATGCCGAGACGCTGATCGCGGCCATCCTGCACGACACCATCGAGGACACCCCGCTCACCCGTGAGGAGATCGCCGGCGAGTTCGGCGAATCCGTGGCCGAGCTGGTCGACGGCGTCACCAAGCTGGACAAGCTGAAGTTCCGCGACCGCCAGGAAGCGGCCGCCGAGAGCTTCCGCAAGATGCTGCTGGCCATGTCGCGCGACCTGCGCGTGATCATGATCAAGCTGGCCGACCGCCTGCACAACATGCGCACCCTGGGCGCGCAGAGCGCCGAAGCGCGCGGGCGCATCGCCCGCGAGACGCTGGAGATCTACGCGCCCATCGCCCAGCGGCTGGGCATGAACCTGGTGAAGTCCGAGCTGCAGGACCTGGGCTTCCGTGCGCTGCATCCGTGGCGGCATGCGGTGATCGACAAGCACATCCGCAGCCAGCCGGTGATGCGCCGCGAATCGATGGCGCAGATCGAGGCGCACCTGTCGCAGCGGCTGGCCAAGGAGGGCATCGAGCACCGCCTGGTCAGCCGGGTGAAGACGCCCTGGAGCATCTACAACAAGATGCGCAGCGAAGGAAAGAGCTTCGACCGGGTAATGGACGTGTTCGGCTTCCGCGTGGTCGTCGATTCGGTGCCCTCGTGCTACCACGCCCTGGGCGCCGTGCACGCGCAGTACAAGCCGCTGGACGGCCGCTTCCGGGACTTCATCGCCATTCCCAAGGCCAACGGTTACCAGTCGCTGCACACGGTGCTGTTCGGTCCGTACGGCTCGCCGATCGAGGTGCAGATCCGCACCGCCGAGATGGACCTGATCGCCGAGCGCGGCATCGCCGCGCACTGGACCTACAAGTACGGCACCGACTCGCCCAACAGCGCGCAGAACCGCGCGCATGCGTGGATCGTCGAGCTGATCGACAACCAGCGCGCGGCCGGCTCGTCGCTGGAGTTCCTGGACAACGTGAAGGTGGACCTGTTCCCGGACGAGGTGTACCTGTTCACGCCGAAGGGCAAGATCCTGTCGCTGCCGCGCAATGCCACTGCGCTGGACTTCGCCTACGCGGTGCATACCGATGTCGGCAACCAGGCGGTGGCCTCGCGCGTGGACAAGAAGCTGGTGCCGTTGCGCACCAAGCTGGCCAGCGGGCAGAGCGTGGAGATCATCACCGCCAAGTCGGCCGCGCCCAAGCCGCAGTGGCTGGAATTCGTGGTGACCAGCAAGGCGCGCACCGCCATCCGCCACCAGCTGAAGCAGCTGGAGCACGAGGACGCCGTGCAGCTGGGGCACCGCATGCTCGACCGCGCGCTGGAAGACCTGGACAGCTCGCTGGAGCGGCTGCCGCAGCAGCGCCTGGAGGCCTTCCTCAGCGAGCACAAGTACCCGCGCCTGGAGGCGTTCCTGGCCGATGTCGCCCTGGGCAACTGGATGCCCTCGCAGGCGGCGCAGGCGCTGACCGCCTTCGCCGAGCTGCGCGGCGGTGGCCATTCCAAGCATTCGCAGGAGAAGATCCTGATCACCGGCGGCGAACGCGGCGTGGTCAGTTTCGCGCAGTGCTGCCAGCCGATCCCGGGCGACGAGATCATGGGCTACCACACCGCCGGCAAGGGCATCGTGGTGCATCGCCTGGACTGCCCCAACGTCACCGAGTTCCGCAAGTCGCCGGAACGCTGGGTACCCATCGCCTGGGACGCCAAGGTCACCGGCGACTACGACGCCGCGCTGCTGATCGACGTGGAGAACCGTCCCGGCGTGCTGGCGCAGGTCGCCGCCGCGGTCGCCAAGAGCCAGTCCAACATCGAACGCGTGGAATACCTGGAGCGCGACATCAATGTCGCCGTGCTGCGCTTCTCCATCCAGGTGCGCGACCGCAACCACCTGGCGGAAGTGATGCGCCGGCTGCGGCGCCTGAACGTGGTGCATGGCGTCAGGCGGCAGTGA
- a CDS encoding RidA family protein, with product MTKQIIHTDHAPAAIGPYSQAVRAGTTVYFSGQIPLDPATGNLVEGDIAAQARRAFDNLKAVAEAAGGSLDRVVRLGLYLTDLSQFAAVNAVMQEYFVAPYPARSTIEVSGLPKGAAFEVDAVMVLD from the coding sequence ATGACCAAGCAGATCATCCACACCGACCACGCGCCCGCCGCCATCGGCCCGTATTCGCAGGCCGTGCGCGCCGGCACCACGGTGTATTTCTCCGGGCAGATCCCGCTGGATCCGGCCACCGGCAATCTGGTGGAAGGCGACATCGCGGCCCAGGCGCGTCGCGCGTTCGACAACCTCAAGGCCGTCGCCGAGGCCGCAGGCGGCTCGTTGGACCGGGTCGTGCGCCTGGGCCTGTACCTGACCGACCTGTCGCAGTTCGCGGCGGTCAACGCGGTGATGCAGGAATACTTCGTCGCGCCCTATCCCGCGCGCTCGACCATCGAAGTCTCGGGCCTGCCGAAGGGCGCGGCGTTCGAAGTCGATGCGGTGATGGTGCTCGACTGA